The proteins below come from a single Paracoccus sp. SCSIO 75233 genomic window:
- the betI gene encoding transcriptional regulator BetI gives MRKRARENTRKSELINAAIQTIARSGTIDVTVAEIAREAGMSPALAHHYFGSKDMMFLSAMREILRRYGVAVRKALAEAEGSRARLLAVLEASLGPEHFDDDTVAAWLNFYVLAQQDTEAARLLAVYQRRLRSTLLVDLRALLGPEAEPVAETLAALIDGVYLRKALCRSAPADLLVLPRRYLLGVLDAGAGG, from the coding sequence ATGCGTAAGCGTGCGCGGGAGAATACCCGAAAAAGCGAATTGATCAACGCCGCAATCCAAACGATTGCGCGATCCGGCACGATTGACGTGACGGTCGCCGAAATCGCGCGGGAGGCGGGGATGTCCCCGGCACTGGCGCATCATTATTTCGGCTCCAAGGACATGATGTTCCTTTCCGCCATGCGCGAGATCCTGCGCCGCTATGGCGTCGCGGTGCGCAAGGCATTGGCTGAGGCAGAGGGGTCACGGGCGCGGCTGCTGGCGGTGCTGGAAGCCAGTCTCGGCCCGGAGCATTTCGATGACGATACGGTCGCGGCGTGGCTGAATTTCTACGTTCTCGCCCAGCAGGATACGGAAGCCGCGCGGCTGCTGGCGGTCTATCAGCGACGGCTGCGCTCGACGCTGCTGGTGGATCTGCGCGCCTTGCTTGGGCCGGAGGCGGAGCCGGTGGCGGAGACGCTGGCGGCGCTGATCGACGGGGTCTATCTGCGCAAGGCGCTGTGCCGGAGCGCGCCTGCGGATCTGCTGGTGCTGCCGCGCCGCTATCTGCTGGGGGTTCTGGACGCCGGGGCCGGGGGCTGA
- the hisG gene encoding ATP phosphoribosyltransferase — MLKLGVPSKGRLMEKTFQWFADRGITLSRSGSDREYAGRVEGAELSLLLLSASEIPRELASGRIDLGVTGSDLVREKLAGWRSDVREVAPMGFGHADLVLAVPAAWRDCENLDDFAAITRQFRENHGFRLRIATKYHRLVRAFLSEHEVADYQLTDSQGATEGTVANLTAEAIADITSTGETLRANHLKILPDALIHASQATLFASTKADQTKVDNFATRLSANA; from the coding sequence ATGCTGAAGCTCGGCGTGCCGTCCAAAGGGCGGCTGATGGAAAAAACCTTCCAGTGGTTCGCGGATCGCGGCATCACCCTGTCGCGCAGCGGTTCCGACCGCGAATATGCCGGACGGGTGGAGGGCGCGGAACTGTCGCTGCTGCTGCTTTCGGCCAGCGAAATCCCCCGCGAACTGGCCTCGGGCCGGATCGATCTGGGCGTCACCGGCTCTGATTTGGTGCGCGAGAAACTGGCCGGCTGGCGCTCCGATGTGCGCGAGGTGGCACCGATGGGGTTCGGCCATGCCGATCTGGTGCTGGCGGTTCCCGCTGCATGGCGCGATTGTGAGAACCTCGACGATTTCGCCGCCATCACCCGGCAGTTCCGCGAAAATCACGGCTTCCGCCTGCGGATCGCGACGAAATATCACCGCCTCGTCCGCGCCTTCCTGTCGGAACATGAGGTCGCGGATTATCAACTGACCGACAGTCAGGGCGCGACCGAAGGCACCGTCGCCAATCTGACGGCCGAGGCCATTGCCGATATCACCAGCACCGGCGAGACGCTGCGCGCCAACCACCTGAAGATTCTGCCCGACGCGCTGATCCACGCGAGCCAGGCGACCCTGTTTGCCTCAACAAAAGCCGATCAGACGAAAGTGGACAACTTCGCCACCCGCCTCTCAGCAAACGCCTGA
- a CDS encoding SlyX family protein produces MDKLQRVEETIAHLARVVEELSDVVARQDQEIVRLKSRVGMLMEREAEREADAGAGVPLADQRPPHW; encoded by the coding sequence ATGGACAAGTTGCAGCGGGTGGAAGAGACGATTGCGCATCTGGCGCGCGTGGTGGAGGAGCTTTCGGACGTGGTCGCCCGCCAGGATCAGGAGATCGTGCGGCTGAAATCGCGGGTCGGCATGTTGATGGAGCGCGAGGCGGAGCGGGAGGCCGATGCGGGCGCGGGGGTTCCGTTGGCGGATCAGCGGCCGCCGCATTGGTGA
- the proS gene encoding proline--tRNA ligase, translating into MRLSRYFLPVLKEDPKEAQIVSHRLMLRAGMIKQQAAGIYSWLPLGQKVLRRIEQIVHEEQQRAGHIPVLMPTLQSADLWRESGRYDAYGEELLRITDRHKRDMLYGPTNEEMITDIFRSHVNSYKDLPLTLYHIQWKFRDEVRPRFGVMRGREFLMKDGYNFDLTREDALHAYNRHLVSYLRTYERMGLQAIPMRADSGPIGGDDTHEFLVLAETGESEVFYDSQITELKFGDREIDYDSVEQCQAVLEEFTSRYARTDETHDEAVFNQIPEERRRSARGIEVGQIFYFGTKYSEPMGATVVGPDGQRVPVHMGSHGIGVSRLVGAIIEASHDEKGIVWPEGVTPFHVGIVNLKQGDGSVDSACEALYRELTAKGFDVLYDDRDERAGAKFATMDLIGLPWRITVGPRGLQANKVELTSRKTGMSEEISPAEAVARLEKIYQPVFDAAK; encoded by the coding sequence ATGCGTCTGTCGCGTTATTTTCTGCCCGTCCTCAAGGAAGACCCCAAAGAGGCGCAGATCGTCAGCCACAGGCTGATGCTGCGCGCCGGGATGATCAAGCAGCAGGCAGCGGGGATCTATTCCTGGCTGCCGCTTGGCCAGAAGGTGCTGCGCCGGATCGAGCAGATCGTCCATGAGGAACAGCAGCGCGCCGGTCACATCCCGGTTCTGATGCCGACGCTGCAATCGGCGGATCTGTGGCGTGAAAGCGGGCGCTACGATGCCTATGGCGAGGAATTGCTGCGCATCACCGACCGCCATAAGCGCGACATGCTGTATGGTCCGACCAATGAGGAGATGATTACCGACATCTTCCGGTCCCATGTGAACAGCTACAAGGATCTGCCGCTGACGCTGTATCACATCCAGTGGAAATTCCGCGACGAGGTCCGCCCGCGTTTCGGCGTCATGCGGGGGCGCGAGTTCCTGATGAAGGACGGCTATAATTTCGACCTGACCCGCGAAGACGCGCTGCATGCCTATAACCGGCATCTGGTCAGCTATCTGCGGACCTATGAGCGCATGGGGCTTCAGGCGATCCCGATGCGGGCCGATAGCGGGCCGATCGGGGGGGACGACACGCATGAATTCCTCGTGCTGGCGGAGACCGGCGAGTCGGAAGTGTTCTATGACAGCCAGATCACCGAGCTGAAATTCGGTGATCGCGAGATCGACTATGACAGCGTCGAGCAGTGTCAGGCCGTGCTGGAGGAATTCACCAGCCGTTACGCCCGCACCGACGAAACCCATGACGAGGCGGTCTTTAACCAGATCCCGGAGGAGCGCCGCCGCAGCGCGCGAGGCATCGAGGTCGGGCAGATATTCTATTTCGGCACCAAATATTCCGAACCCATGGGCGCCACGGTTGTCGGTCCTGACGGGCAGCGCGTGCCAGTCCATATGGGCAGCCACGGCATCGGCGTGTCGCGTCTTGTCGGCGCGATTATCGAGGCGAGCCATGACGAAAAGGGCATCGTCTGGCCGGAGGGCGTGACGCCGTTCCATGTCGGTATTGTCAATCTGAAACAGGGCGACGGCTCCGTCGATTCCGCCTGCGAGGCGCTTTATCGCGAATTGACGGCGAAGGGGTTCGATGTCCTCTATGACGACCGCGACGAACGGGCGGGCGCGAAATTCGCCACGATGGATCTGATCGGTCTGCCGTGGCGGATCACCGTCGGCCCGCGCGGCCTGCAGGCGAACAAGGTCGAGCTGACCTCGCGAAAAACAGGTATGTCCGAGGAGATTTCGCCCGCCGAGGCCGTGGCGCGGTTGGAGAAGATCTATCAGCCGGTGTTTGACGCGGCGAAGTGA
- a CDS encoding SUF system Fe-S cluster assembly protein — translation MHEELQEGEPLIRPSSTDHPLYDQVVEACRTVYDPEIPVNIYDLGLIYTLVISDDGKVNVTMTLTAPGCPVAGEMPGWVADAVEAVPGVREVEVEMTFQPQWGMDMMSEEARLELGFI, via the coding sequence ATGCACGAAGAGCTTCAGGAAGGCGAACCTCTGATCCGGCCCTCCAGCACGGATCATCCGCTTTACGATCAGGTGGTAGAGGCCTGCCGGACAGTCTATGACCCCGAAATCCCGGTGAATATCTACGATCTCGGGCTGATCTATACGCTGGTTATTTCGGATGACGGCAAGGTGAATGTCACCATGACCCTGACCGCGCCCGGCTGTCCCGTGGCCGGCGAGATGCCCGGCTGGGTCGCCGATGCCGTCGAAGCCGTGCCCGGCGTGCGCGAGGTGGAGGTGGAAATGACCTTCCAGCCGCAATGGGGCATGGACATGATGTCCGAAGAGGCCCGGCTGGAGCTGGGGTTCATCTGA
- a CDS encoding glycosyl transferase codes for MKQIICIKWGTKYGPDYVNRFYNMVARNITPPFRVICFTDQTDGIDPGVETRPLPDPDFVMPKNTPGKWPKSQLWGDLGDITGTVLFMDLDVIVTGNLDEFFDYGDPSDTITAKNPNTPFERLAQTSIYRMQVGRLKPMQEAFLADPQAAADKYRYEQRFVTHNAPGGVKFWPKGWVSHFRLHCIPPFPLNYIQPPRVPKGTKVVIFAGHLNPDDAVIGQWSKKDPIRSPADHLKATFNGGRRESVAKHLRHFYLPAGWISEKWQ; via the coding sequence ATGAAACAGATTATCTGCATCAAATGGGGCACGAAATACGGGCCCGACTATGTGAACCGCTTCTATAACATGGTGGCGCGCAACATCACTCCGCCTTTCCGGGTGATCTGTTTCACGGATCAGACCGATGGCATTGATCCGGGCGTCGAGACCCGGCCCTTGCCCGACCCGGATTTCGTGATGCCGAAGAACACGCCGGGAAAATGGCCGAAATCGCAGCTTTGGGGCGATCTGGGCGATATCACCGGCACGGTGCTGTTCATGGATTTGGATGTGATCGTGACCGGCAATCTGGACGAGTTTTTCGACTATGGCGATCCCTCCGACACGATCACGGCGAAAAACCCGAACACCCCGTTCGAGCGGTTGGCGCAGACCTCCATCTACCGGATGCAGGTCGGACGGCTGAAACCGATGCAGGAGGCGTTTCTGGCCGACCCGCAGGCTGCCGCCGATAAATACCGCTATGAGCAGCGCTTCGTCACCCATAACGCGCCCGGCGGGGTGAAGTTCTGGCCGAAGGGCTGGGTCAGCCATTTCCGGCTGCACTGTATCCCGCCGTTTCCGCTGAACTATATCCAGCCGCCACGGGTGCCGAAGGGGACGAAAGTGGTGATCTTCGCCGGGCATCTGAACCCGGATGACGCGGTGATCGGCCAGTGGTCGAAGAAAGACCCGATCCGCTCTCCGGCGGATCATCTGAAAGCCACATTCAACGGCGGGCGGCGCGAGAGCGTTGCGAAACATCTGCGGCATTTTTATCTGCCGGCGGGGTGGATTTCGGAGAAGTGGCAGTAA
- the kdsA gene encoding 3-deoxy-8-phosphooctulonate synthase — MTQVRIGDFNCSNDQPLTVIAGPCQLETLDHALMIAETVAKACAAAGAHYVFKASYDKANRTSLKGRRGIGMDEGLRMLETVRERLGCPVLTDVHDIEQARAAGSVVDVIQIPAFLCRQTDLLLAAGETGAVVNIKKGQFLAPWDMPNVADKVASTGNQKILLTERGASFGYNTLVADMRSIPIMARTGYPVIMDATHSVQQPGGQGGSSGGQREFAPVMARAAVALGVAGVFIETHQDPDNAPSDGPNMIHLDQMAGLIASLMRFDKLAKADPVMDA; from the coding sequence ATGACACAGGTCCGTATCGGCGATTTCAACTGCAGCAACGATCAGCCTTTGACGGTGATCGCCGGCCCCTGTCAGCTTGAGACGCTGGATCACGCCCTGATGATCGCCGAAACTGTCGCGAAAGCCTGTGCCGCTGCCGGTGCGCATTATGTGTTCAAGGCCAGCTACGACAAGGCCAACCGCACCTCGCTCAAGGGGCGGCGCGGCATTGGCATGGATGAGGGGCTGCGCATGCTGGAAACCGTGCGCGAACGGCTCGGCTGTCCGGTGCTGACGGATGTTCACGACATCGAACAGGCACGCGCGGCAGGCAGCGTGGTGGACGTGATCCAGATCCCGGCCTTTCTGTGCCGCCAGACCGATCTGTTGCTGGCAGCCGGGGAAACCGGGGCCGTGGTGAATATCAAGAAGGGCCAGTTCCTCGCGCCGTGGGATATGCCGAATGTGGCGGACAAGGTCGCCTCGACCGGTAATCAGAAAATCCTGCTGACCGAACGCGGGGCGAGCTTCGGCTATAACACGCTGGTTGCGGATATGCGCTCGATCCCGATCATGGCGCGCACCGGCTATCCGGTGATCATGGACGCCACACATTCGGTCCAGCAACCCGGCGGTCAGGGCGGCAGTTCCGGCGGGCAGCGCGAATTTGCGCCGGTGATGGCGCGTGCGGCGGTCGCGCTCGGGGTGGCGGGGGTGTTTATCGAAACCCATCAGGACCCCGACAACGCCCCCTCGGACGGGCCGAATATGATCCATCTCGACCAGATGGCGGGGCTGATCGCCAGCCTGATGCGGTTTGACAAGCTGGCGAAAGCCGATCCGGTGATGGACGCGTGA
- a CDS encoding glycosyltransferase: protein MPKRPEFSAGFSPRHDVAVIVACDANYLPYAAIPALQLARPGRDFDVLIGGPETLELPQFLRDAGIGHVAALDDTIIDALPTDARRSIATYMELFLARALHGVYRRILVLDSDVIFERGDPGRLLRADMRGHAVAAVRDNRQWRSPKRRVAEFRKLNRPAAPYFNAGVVMIDTEGWAGAGLSAEAADFARDHLVGLGRDQALMNGVLYGNWAEISPLWNWQFTWSSAHLMSMADPCLIHFIGPHKPWLDSADTRVPMRLRKDYARILPEHFPDAPRGTALDRRHWPAGRELGKSLFKQWRAVGPMLDYLGRFADEYTLL from the coding sequence ATGCCGAAAAGACCCGAATTCTCTGCAGGTTTCTCGCCTCGGCATGATGTTGCCGTGATCGTCGCATGTGACGCGAATTATCTGCCCTATGCAGCGATCCCCGCTTTGCAGCTTGCCCGGCCGGGGCGCGACTTCGACGTGCTGATCGGCGGGCCGGAGACGCTGGAGCTGCCGCAATTCCTGCGTGACGCCGGGATCGGCCATGTCGCGGCACTGGACGATACGATCATCGATGCGCTGCCGACCGATGCCCGGCGTTCTATCGCGACCTATATGGAGCTGTTTCTCGCCCGCGCGCTGCATGGGGTCTATCGCCGGATCCTCGTCCTCGACAGCGACGTGATCTTTGAGCGCGGCGATCCGGGCAGGCTCCTGCGCGCCGATATGCGGGGTCATGCGGTTGCGGCGGTGCGCGACAACCGGCAATGGCGCAGCCCGAAGCGCCGCGTGGCAGAGTTCCGCAAGCTGAACCGCCCCGCAGCCCCCTATTTCAACGCGGGCGTGGTGATGATCGACACCGAGGGCTGGGCCGGGGCCGGTCTGTCCGCCGAGGCCGCCGATTTCGCGCGCGATCATCTGGTGGGGCTGGGCCGGGATCAGGCGCTGATGAACGGCGTGCTTTATGGCAACTGGGCGGAGATCAGCCCGCTATGGAACTGGCAATTCACCTGGTCCTCGGCGCATCTGATGTCGATGGCCGATCCCTGCCTGATCCATTTCATCGGCCCGCATAAACCGTGGCTGGACAGCGCCGATACCCGCGTGCCGATGCGGCTGCGCAAAGATTACGCCCGCATCCTGCCGGAACATTTCCCCGATGCGCCCCGCGGCACGGCACTGGATCGCCGCCACTGGCCCGCAGGGCGGGAACTGGGAAAATCGCTGTTCAAGCAATGGCGCGCGGTCGGGCCGATGCTGGATTATCTGGGCCGGTTCGCGGATGAATATACATTGCTATAG
- a CDS encoding DUF4260 domain-containing protein, whose protein sequence is MTGVVIWQRVEGAVIFLAGLWVVNAIGTGLPWWALLLLFFAPDIGFAGYALGPKVGAAVYNILHFYGFGLLLLMLGSVSGSSLMIALGALWFAHAGLDRMLGYGLKTGEGFSHTHLGRIGRGG, encoded by the coding sequence ATGACAGGCGTGGTGATCTGGCAGCGTGTCGAAGGCGCGGTCATCTTTCTGGCCGGGCTTTGGGTGGTGAACGCCATCGGAACAGGGCTCCCATGGTGGGCGTTGCTGCTGCTGTTCTTCGCCCCGGATATCGGCTTTGCGGGCTATGCGCTGGGTCCGAAGGTCGGGGCTGCGGTTTATAACATCCTGCATTTCTACGGGTTCGGGCTGCTGCTTCTGATGTTGGGGAGCGTCTCGGGAAGCAGTCTCATGATTGCGCTCGGTGCGCTGTGGTTCGCCCATGCCGGGCTTGACCGGATGCTGGGATACGGACTGAAAACCGGCGAGGGCTTCAGCCATACCCATCTGGGCCGGATCGGGCGGGGCGGCTGA
- the hisS gene encoding histidine--tRNA ligase translates to MPQDKKKSPRPKAATPKGFRDYFGAEVTERKAMLDRIGEIYHLHGFEPLESSAVETVEALGKFLPDVDRPNAGVFAWQEEDVPGGGSGDWLALRYDLTAPLARVAAQYRNDLPTPYRRYAMGPVWRNEKPGPGRFRQFYQCDADTVGSASVAADAEICAMLADALEAVGIARGDYLVRINNRKVLNGVLEAAEIRDDQADDVLRQIDKFDKVGEDGVRQLLTAGRKDDSGAFIDGVGLSDQQAVPVLAFLTSKGHDNAATLHNLRAAVGPSATGAEGVEELAKMAALLASLGVGEDRAVIDPSVVRGLGYYTGPVFEAELTFEILDEKGRRRQFGSVAGGGRYDGLVERFTGQKVPATGVSIGVDRLLAALRAKGLTGGEATGPVVVTVMDRDRMADYHAMAAELRAAGIRAEVYLGNPKNFGNQLKYADKRSAPIAIIQGGDEAERGIVQIKDLILGAKLASEVSHEEWKSQPAQTEAARENLVAAVQEMLARW, encoded by the coding sequence ATGCCGCAGGACAAGAAGAAATCACCCCGCCCCAAAGCCGCCACGCCCAAGGGGTTCCGCGACTATTTCGGCGCAGAAGTCACCGAGCGCAAGGCGATGCTCGACCGGATCGGCGAAATCTACCATCTCCACGGGTTCGAGCCGCTGGAAAGCTCCGCCGTCGAAACGGTGGAGGCACTTGGCAAATTTCTCCCCGATGTGGACCGCCCCAATGCCGGCGTCTTCGCCTGGCAGGAAGAGGACGTCCCCGGCGGCGGCTCCGGCGACTGGCTGGCGCTGCGCTATGACCTGACCGCGCCGCTGGCCCGTGTCGCGGCCCAATATCGCAACGATCTGCCGACGCCCTATCGCCGCTACGCCATGGGGCCGGTCTGGCGGAACGAAAAGCCGGGGCCGGGCCGGTTCCGGCAGTTCTATCAATGCGACGCCGATACGGTCGGCAGCGCCTCAGTCGCGGCGGATGCGGAGATCTGCGCCATGCTCGCGGACGCGCTGGAAGCGGTCGGGATCGCGCGCGGCGATTACCTCGTGCGGATCAACAATCGCAAGGTGCTGAACGGCGTGCTTGAGGCGGCAGAGATCCGCGACGATCAGGCCGACGATGTGCTGCGCCAGATAGATAAATTCGACAAGGTAGGCGAGGACGGCGTCCGTCAGCTGCTGACCGCCGGGCGCAAGGATGACAGCGGTGCCTTTATCGACGGTGTCGGGCTCAGCGATCAGCAGGCCGTGCCGGTGCTGGCGTTCCTGACGTCCAAGGGCCACGACAATGCCGCAACGCTGCATAATCTGCGCGCCGCCGTCGGCCCCTCGGCCACAGGCGCGGAAGGCGTGGAGGAACTGGCGAAGATGGCGGCCCTTCTGGCCAGCCTCGGTGTCGGCGAAGACCGCGCCGTCATCGACCCCTCCGTCGTGCGCGGCCTCGGCTATTACACCGGGCCGGTCTTCGAGGCGGAACTGACCTTCGAAATCCTAGACGAAAAAGGCCGCAGGCGGCAATTCGGCTCCGTCGCGGGGGGCGGGCGCTATGACGGGTTGGTCGAACGCTTCACCGGCCAGAAAGTACCTGCCACCGGCGTCTCCATCGGCGTCGACCGGCTGCTGGCCGCGCTGCGCGCCAAGGGGCTGACCGGCGGCGAGGCAACGGGCCCCGTCGTCGTCACCGTCATGGACCGCGACCGCATGGCCGATTATCACGCCATGGCTGCTGAACTCCGCGCCGCCGGGATCCGCGCGGAGGTCTATCTGGGCAACCCGAAGAACTTCGGCAACCAGCTCAAATACGCCGATAAGCGCAGCGCCCCGATTGCCATCATTCAGGGCGGGGACGAGGCGGAACGCGGCATCGTCCAGATCAAGGATCTGATCCTCGGCGCAAAACTCGCCTCCGAGGTCAGCCATGAGGAATGGAAATCCCAGCCCGCCCAGACGGAGGCCGCGCGCGAAAACCTCGTCGCCGCCGTGCAGGAGATGCTGGCAAGATGGTAA
- a CDS encoding ATP phosphoribosyltransferase regulatory subunit has protein sequence MVSKAAKQEIGQRLLSAFREAGAAEVAPDILLNAATLLDLYGEDIRARAYVTTDPVRGEVVLRPDFTVPVVQMHMQDGAEPARYCYLGEIFRKQDHGDTRPDTPRDNEYLQAGFEIFARDEEADAEIFALFHNLLAPYGLRASMGDMDILLDAIRALPVSDARRAALLHHVWRPIRFSRLLARFSAPASPRDLPDSDAPWTGLRTGSEMETRIATLNAEPQEPPLPAEWSDRLTRLFAIDAPAPDALAQLRGITDELPAIAEAVDRLARRLDQIAARGVDPASIRFAASHGRETMEYYDGMTFTFEAQNPDWPPVASGGRYDALTAQLGQGRAIPAVGGIIRPGLLAVMEATC, from the coding sequence ATGGTAAGCAAGGCCGCCAAGCAGGAGATCGGGCAGCGCCTGCTCTCCGCCTTCCGCGAGGCCGGGGCGGCTGAGGTCGCGCCGGATATACTGCTCAACGCCGCCACGCTGCTCGATCTTTACGGCGAGGATATCCGCGCCCGCGCCTATGTCACCACCGATCCGGTGCGGGGCGAGGTGGTGCTGCGCCCGGATTTCACCGTTCCGGTCGTGCAGATGCATATGCAGGACGGGGCCGAGCCCGCCCGCTACTGCTATCTGGGCGAGATATTCCGCAAGCAGGATCACGGCGACACACGCCCCGACACGCCACGCGACAATGAATATCTGCAAGCAGGTTTCGAGATATTCGCACGTGATGAAGAGGCCGACGCCGAAATCTTCGCGCTGTTCCATAACCTGCTCGCCCCTTACGGGTTGCGCGCATCAATGGGCGATATGGACATCCTGCTGGATGCGATCCGCGCCCTGCCCGTTTCCGATGCCCGCCGTGCGGCACTGCTGCACCATGTCTGGCGGCCGATCCGGTTTTCCCGGCTGCTCGCCCGGTTCTCGGCCCCCGCCAGCCCGCGCGACCTGCCGGACAGCGATGCGCCCTGGACCGGCCTGCGCACCGGGTCCGAGATGGAAACCCGCATCGCCACGCTCAACGCCGAACCGCAGGAACCGCCGCTGCCAGCGGAATGGAGCGACCGGCTAACCCGGCTCTTTGCCATCGACGCCCCGGCCCCCGATGCGCTTGCCCAATTGCGCGGCATCACGGATGAACTCCCGGCGATTGCCGAGGCTGTGGACCGCCTTGCCCGGCGCCTCGACCAGATCGCGGCGCGCGGCGTCGATCCGGCCTCGATCCGCTTCGCCGCCAGCCACGGGCGGGAGACGATGGAATATTACGACGGCATGACCTTCACCTTTGAAGCCCAAAACCCCGACTGGCCCCCGGTCGCCTCCGGCGGGCGCTATGACGCGCTGACCGCCCAGCTCGGTCAGGGCCGCGCCATCCCGGCGGTTGGCGGTATCATCCGCCCCGGTTTGCTGGCAGTGATGGAGGCCACATGCTGA
- the rpsD gene encoding 30S ribosomal protein S4: protein MTKRTSAKYKIDRRMGENIWGRAKSPVNRREYGPGQHGQRRKGKLSDFGTQLRAKQKLKGYYGDLTEKQFRRIYAEAERVKGDTGENLIGLLERRLDAVIYRAKFVPTIFAARQFINHGHIEVNGKKVNIASYRVKEGDVVSVRERSRQLALVLEAVQLPERDVPDYVEADHNKMTATFVRTPALGDVPYAVQMEPNLVVEYYAKN, encoded by the coding sequence GTGACCAAACGCACGTCTGCCAAGTATAAAATTGACCGCCGCATGGGCGAAAACATCTGGGGCCGCGCCAAATCCCCGGTCAACCGCCGCGAATACGGCCCCGGCCAGCACGGCCAGCGCCGCAAGGGCAAGCTGTCCGACTTCGGCACCCAGCTCCGCGCCAAGCAGAAGCTGAAGGGCTATTACGGCGACCTGACCGAAAAGCAGTTCCGCCGCATCTATGCCGAAGCTGAACGCGTCAAGGGCGACACCGGCGAAAACCTGATCGGTCTGCTGGAGCGTCGTCTGGACGCCGTCATCTATCGCGCCAAATTCGTGCCGACGATCTTCGCCGCGCGCCAGTTCATCAACCACGGCCATATCGAGGTGAACGGCAAGAAGGTGAACATCGCCTCTTACCGCGTCAAGGAAGGCGACGTGGTCTCGGTCCGCGAACGCTCGCGCCAGCTGGCCCTGGTTCTGGAAGCCGTTCAACTGCCGGAACGTGATGTCCCGGATTATGTCGAGGCGGACCACAACAAGATGACCGCGACCTTCGTGCGCACCCCGGCCCTTGGCGATGTGCCTTACGCGGTGCAGATGGAACCGAACCTCGTGGTCGAATATTACGCGAAGAACTGA
- the arsC gene encoding arsenate reductase (glutaredoxin) (This arsenate reductase requires both glutathione and glutaredoxin to convert arsenate to arsenite, after which the efflux transporter formed by ArsA and ArsB can extrude the arsenite from the cell, providing resistance.) produces MTIPDIGETRQCFQTRNRMSDEMTVKIYHNPKCVTSRKVLAAIRDKGVEPEVIEYLKTPPSRADLIALAEASGLGVRGLLRRRNTPYDELGLGNTDLSDDALLDAMAAHPVLLERPIVVTEKGVRLVRPVEKLEEIL; encoded by the coding sequence ATGACAATCCCTGATATAGGCGAAACGCGGCAATGCTTCCAGACCCGGAACAGGATGAGCGACGAGATGACCGTGAAGATTTACCACAACCCCAAATGCGTGACCTCCCGCAAGGTTCTGGCGGCGATCCGCGACAAGGGCGTTGAGCCGGAGGTGATCGAATACCTCAAGACCCCGCCGTCGCGAGCGGATCTGATTGCGCTGGCAGAGGCGTCAGGGCTGGGTGTGCGTGGATTGCTGAGGCGGCGTAACACGCCCTATGACGAGTTGGGGCTCGGTAATACTGACCTCAGCGACGATGCGCTGCTGGATGCGATGGCGGCGCATCCGGTGCTGCTGGAGCGACCGATTGTCGTCACCGAAAAGGGTGTGCGTCTGGTGCGGCCGGTTGAAAAGCTGGAGGAGATCCTCTGA